CGGTCCGCTCCGTCGACGCCCGCCCAAACCCGAAGTACTTCCACCGGAAGAAGGGCGTGACCTGGCTGAACATGATCTCCGATCAGTCCGTCGGGCTGGCGGCCAAGGTGGTGTCGGGCACGCCGAAGGACACCCTTCACTTCGTGGACCTGCTCTACAACCCCGACGGCGGCCAGCGGCCCGAGGTGCTGATCACCGACCAGGGTTCCTACTCCGACATCGTGTTCGGACTGGTCACCTTGCTGGGGTTCGACTACCGGCCGGTCCTCGCGGACCTGCCCGACGCCAAGCTGTGGCGGATCAACCGGTCAGCCGACTACGGCCGGCTCGACAGGACCGCCCGGGGGAAGATCGACGTTGAGAAGGTCCGCCGGCATTGGCCGGACATCTGCCGGATCGCCGCTTCGATCCACACCCGCGAGGTCTCCGCCCACGATGTGATCCGCATCCTGCAACGCGACGGTCGTCCGACCGATCTGGGCGACGCGGTGGCTCACTACGGCCGGATCTTCAAGACCCTGCACGTCCTCACCTTCGTCGATGACCCGGCCTACCGCCGGGAGATGAAAGCGATGCGCAACCTCCAGGAGGGCCGCCACGCCCTGGCCAGGCACATCTTCCACGGCCGCGAGGGCAAGCTCCACCAGGCGTACCGTGACGGGCAGGAAGACCAACTCGGCGCCCTGGGCCTTGTCTTGAATTGTGTGACGTTGTGGAACACGGTCTACCTCGACCACGCCCTGACCGCGCTGCGGGAACAGGGCTACCCGGTGCTCGATGCCGATGTCATCCGCCTGTCGGCGTACGTGCGGCGGCACATCAACGTCCACGGTCACTACTCCTTCCAACTTCCGGACCTCGCCGGCGGCCGGCGCACTCTGCGCGATCCCGACCACCGCGACAGCAACGAGGCGTAAGAAGAGCCTGAGAGGCAACGGAACGAAACCGGGCATTAAGGGGTGTCGGAAAACGACCATCTACCGACACCCCGGCCCTGTCGGCGACACGCCGCGAAATGCATGTCGAAAACCCGCGCCGGAAATCAACGTCGGCAAACCCTGCGGTACGGGTATTATCGACACATGTTGATCGGATATGCGCGCGTCTCCACCGCCGACCAAAACCCCGACCACCAAACGGACGCCCTCGCCCGCGCCGGCGTCGACCCGGCCAACATTTACCTCGACCACGCCAGCGGTGCCAAAGCCAGCAGGCCCGAGCTCGACAAGGCCCTCGCCTCCGCCAACCGGGCCGGTGACCAGCTCGTCATCACCCGCCTCGACAGACTCGGCCGGTCGGTACTCCACCTCGTCACCCTCGGCGCAGACCTCCAGGAACGTGGTGTGGGATTGCGTGTCCTCGAGCAGGGCATCGACACCACGACCGCGGAAGGGCGGGCAATGTTCGGGATGCTCTCCGTCCTCGCCGAACTCCAACGAGAACTCATCATCGCCAACACCCGCGACGGCCTCGCGGCCGCCCGCGCCCGCGGACGAACCGGAGGAAGACGCCCCAAACTCACCCCCGACCAGGCCCACCACGCCCAACAGCTCTACGACGCCGGGGACCACACCGTTCAGTACATCGCCGATCTGCTTCACGTCCCGCGCTCCACGATCTACGGCCACCTCAACACAACAAGCATCGGGCGACGCCCCACCCCAACGCCGTGACCCGGCGTAGCAGCAGTGCCGACCAAAACCTCTACTACCTTGGCCCGAGCGGCTTAGCGTGACTTTCCCGAGCATTGGTCCTCAAGCCCCGTGTCCCAGTTCCAACGAATTGAAAGAAGCGCGGCCGGGCCTGGGGCCCTTGCCCCCATGCCTATGGAGTGCCCGCTAGAGGATCCTTTAACGGGCGCTTCGGCTACCTAGCAACTTAGGTGAAGGAGTCATCATGGCGAGCCTCATTGACCGTGTGGTTCCGGCAGGGCAGGCTGTGAGGACATCGAGGACGAGGGGGACACGATGACATACCGCCATTGGTGGGCTGCCATAGCGGTCCTGCTTGGTTTTGCTCTTTCCGGGTGCCAGCCTGCTGACCGTTCGCCCACGGTCGAATCCTCCGCAGCAGGTGTGCCCAGCCCGTCATCCTCCGAGCTCACGGCGATCATCCAGACTGCTGTCGAGGACCGCAACGGAACCGTCCTGGACACTCCCCCGGCTCCACGGCTCGCCGATGAGCAGGCGACGGCGGCTTACCTGGCCAAACGTGCGCGGGACCTTCCCGTGGTGGCCCGGTCAAAGGCCGGATTTAAGTCAATGGGCTTCTGGTACACGGACTTTTCGACGAAGATCACGGTGGAATCCGTGGAGGTGACCGGGTCGACGGCGAGCGTCCATTTCAAGGAATTGACCGAGGAACACCAAGCCTCGGCGGCCAATGGGCCCAGCAGCGTCCCGTCGGGCTACGCGGTCCCGCAGATTGCTACATTCCGGGCGTCCGCGAGTGGGTGGCAGCTGGACAGCATCGTCCCTTCCCTTCAAGGGGGCGGCTTGCCGATGTCCATGGTCGAAGAATGAGGTTTGATTGTCCGGCAGTGGCGCAGCACATGGAACATCGTGATGACGAGGCGAATCTGCTAACACCCCCGCCGAGGTAAATCGGCCTACCCGGGCTGGCCGTCCTCGCTGTCGACCGTAATTTGCAGCGCCCCGTTGGCATTCGCGTAGACATCACCCTATTCCAGGTCTTCAAACGTCTACGCCTCGTCAGGCCCGGTCAACTGGCGCAGCAGTGCCGTCAGTGCCGTACCGGTTGAGGATCCTTGACCGGACACCGCTAAAGGCCGCTTGATCCAGATAGGTCCCTACCGAGGGAGGTACTTACCCAGAACGCGGGGAAACCCAGTATTTCTGCACGTTTGCGGCCGCCGTTCCCAGTTGTTCGCCGGTGACGAAAACGGATTCCTCCTTCATGCCAAGGTCATCCCATTGCGCCACGACTCGCGTGTCCCCGTCGAGGGGCAACGGCCAAAGCCAGAACTTGCTTGATGAGAACAGCTCGTCGTCATTGCCGGACCCACCTCCACCGCCCGCCATCATCAATACCGGCCCCGTCACTGGTTCCGCTCCTTCAAACATCCCTGGGTGCAACTGAGCAGTCGTCGCCTTCCGCCCGTCGGGAAAGGCGACACCGAATCGAAGAGTGCCACCGCGGCCGTTGCCCGAATCCAGCCTGTAAGGGCCACGGTTAAAGCACTGGTCAGTGACTCTGCTCCAGTCGCTGTCTGACTCATCCGCCCGCCGGACAGACCATACGACCTCAATCAAGCAACCGGTGGAGAAAACTTCGACACTTTTTGCGGCCATGACCATCTGTACGGACCGGTGAAAGAACTGCCCCAATGAGACAACAGCTGGGAGTTCATCGGATGGTGGCCCTGCCCAGACGGGTGGCACGTGCTTCGGCTGGCGTGGCCTCTCGGGCCGGGCCGGAAGATCATCAAAGAAGGACATCTCAACATCCTTGCACCACCGTCAATACCGACGCGCCTACGCCAAGGCGGAATCGCTTGGCGTTGTGGCTGGCCCTTCCCTCGGCCCGTAAGCCGGTGGCTCATCGGGCCCTCACAGTGCCCGTTAGCCGATCCTCTACCGTGCCGGGGGGATCCGAGTCCTAGACGGCCGTCTGCTGGAGTGCAGCTGGGATATATGACAGCGTGTTGAACAGAGCCCAGATTGCAAGCCCATATCCGACAACGAGGGCAGTTCTGGCGAGGGTTTGGCCCTTCTCGTTTCTCAGCTTGATCTGATTCAGCGAGACGTGTCCTGCTCCCACCGCAAAGACCGCAAGAACCCCGACGCCAAAGAACCAAATCCCAGAAGCGGCGATGGCTGCGAGCATGACGGCGGCGATAGCAAGCCTGTTGACTCGGCCGGCGGCCGTTTGTGTCCGGACTGTTGACGTACTCACAATTTCCCCATTTCGTAAGCGTCAATTCAGTCTAACTGGATGCTCAGCACCCAGCGAGGGATC
This genomic interval from Micrococcaceae bacterium Sec5.7 contains the following:
- a CDS encoding DUF4190 domain-containing protein, encoding MLAAIAASGIWFFGVGVLAVFAVGAGHVSLNQIKLRNEKGQTLARTALVVGYGLAIWALFNTLSYIPAALQQTAV
- a CDS encoding recombinase family protein, which produces MLIGYARVSTADQNPDHQTDALARAGVDPANIYLDHASGAKASRPELDKALASANRAGDQLVITRLDRLGRSVLHLVTLGADLQERGVGLRVLEQGIDTTTAEGRAMFGMLSVLAELQRELIIANTRDGLAAARARGRTGGRRPKLTPDQAHHAQQLYDAGDHTVQYIADLLHVPRSTIYGHLNTTSIGRRPTPTP